CTTTATGACCGCTGTGTGATTTACGATTAGAAAAGATAGCAAAAATACGGTGAGAGACATGCAGCGTTAGAGAATTTTAAATGACCACGGTAGCTTGTGAAGAGAACGAAAACCAAGATCGATTTTGAGTTGAAgacacattcttgtctttgttatTTGTGCCCTTAACAAAAAAGTTGGTCTCACATGAAAGTAGTGTATTTGTTTATTTATGATAGATCCCACATGTGAGTAAAGCACATTTGTTTATAcctatgtttttaaggcggtaaggcgatCTAAGGCGCTGGGGGGGGCGCCTTATCGCCTAGGCGACGCCTAAGCGCCTAAGGCGGACGCCTAAGCGCCTAAGGCGGGCATATTTGTAAGGCGCTGGCGGGGCGCCTTATCGCCTAAGCGTCGCCTAAGCGTCCAAGGCGGGACGCCTTAAAAACAGaggtttatactccctccattccaaaatatagtgcgcccgcacttcccgaggtccaactttgaccataaatttaaccaacgagaccaaccgcggcgggagaaaaaattatataattgaaaacttatttcgaatacgaattcactgatataatttttgctcccgccgcaatcggtcttgatagttaaatttacggtcaaagttgaagcacggggatagaggaagcactacattgtgaaatggagggagtatgtctctTGGAAGGTTGCTAGTTCCACACGTGGAGATGCGTGTATTTGTTTATTTGAAAAGGATGTTGGGCCTATATGTGAACTCACCACCAACTTCAATCTTCATAAGTAGGAAAGATTATGGGGTAGCCGCCGTTTGGGAAAAATAGGTTACTTTGGGCGAACATGCGAAACGCCCGCATCAGCCATCTCGTCTAACAAGGTTCAAATTTTGTGCGGCATCATGCAGGACAGTCATAATCACTTGTGATTGGACGCCTCTGAATTTGTGATGCCTGTGGGATGTGGCAGTATTCCTCTAGTCCATTTCATGGCCATAGGGTCAAACAGGTTTTTAGCAAATTTATTCATTCAATATGTGCCTTATCAATTGCAGGCCGAACAGGATTCGGATGGCTCGGCCCAGAGCACAGCTGACATGACTGCTTTTGTATGTATTTTATCTTACTTTTGAGTTCATATAGATTGTAAATTTGATGTGTATTTCTCGCTCATCTTTTGCTTTTGCTCACTGCTTGCAGGTGCAAAATCTTCTAGTTCAGATGGTAAGCTCTTACTTTTGTTTGCACTGCACTGTGTGTATAAGTCCACCTACTTTTCTTTTACTGAATCTGTGATTTCCTTTGCAGCAAACCAGGTTCCAAACCATGTCAGAGAACATCATCACGAAGAATATCCTTATAAATCAGTTCAtttttgcattttattttatttttatttcattcAGTTTCCGGTCACAGTTTGTTTAGATAATGAATTTTCAATCACAGGTGAACATTTGACAAATAAACTCATGTTCTACTAGGTCGGTGATTTGTCCATTTGTAATGGAAAATTATAGTGCAAATGCATGATCCAGATTCCCATAGTAACTGAGAATCTTTAATATTTGTGCATTTAATTAGGAGGGTAGTCCATGTGCAAACTTTCAAACCCTTGCAGACTGCAATCTTCTTTCTTTAGTGTTTCTTAACTTCTTAAAAATATGGAACAAGCACTCATATCGTTTGATATCATGTTAGAGTTGGTGTATGGGAccatttctataagtgacactagGGACTAGTGGTTTTGAATAATGTCATCTTTGTTATCAGCATTCACACCATTTACCTCCCTTTGAAATGTTCACTTTTAGAGCAATTTGAAATGTTCACTTTTCGCGCACTTACTGATATGAGCAACAGGATATTATTGTCTACATATGCCTCCCTGCTTTTTTGTATAATCCTTAACCAGTACTTACTAGATGAAATGGGTGCAagaattgatgaattggagctgaGCATCAATGACCTCAAGGCTGAAATGGGCAGCGATGGTATGACCCCTACTAAAGTGAAGGACGAAGAATCAAAGCCAGCAGACAGCTCTTCCTGAGTGAAGCAGAAGTAGCAGAAGCAAGGCGTATTAGTCTTGGTTCCATGTCGATATCATCAGCCATTCATCACTAACTTACTGCATGTTATGAGATGTTATTTGCACTGTTATATGCATATGAGATATACAGTACCTCTGTACCTGTCATGAGAGATTTCTCTTGACTCATTGATGCTTGATGAGTGGTTTGCTATAAATTTTACtacctccatcccataatgtaagacgttttttgatactAGTCAATGATActagtcaaaaaacgtcttacattatgggacggagggagtagttcccaGTTTTATCATCCCCTTCCTAAGGGGCACTTTTTTCTAGAGGATGGAACTAGTGTAAAAAAGGGGGGATGTGGTGCTATTTCTTTTTTCTTAAAAGGATCAAACTAGTGGGGTGCTCATTTTCTTCGAAAGAGCCATATTATCAGTCTTGCAGCAAAACTTAACCATGCCATGAGCTATGCAATGCATAACAAGCTTGGCAGAGTGTAAGCATCATTTATCGCACTTTCATGTTTTCTTAAGGCCATCGTAGTTGATAGTTGGGTGATATTTTCAGGGTGCCTCATACATACAACACACAATCCCCATAAAATTATTGTGTATGCAACATTGTTTCAGCAGTTTTTCTGTAACATGTTGCATCGGTTGAACCACGCTTGCACAATAATGGGTATGCAACAAACCCCCATTTTGTTGAGACCATAATGCTAAAATTGTGTCGCATCTTACACCATGAAAAATAACACCTCGTTGTCAACACCAATTTCACCAACTCGGACGACATTATACTTATTCCCCACGGTCCTCATGTTTTACCTGATACGGGGCAAGCTGCTAGGGTGACCTGATCTTCACGAATTGAAGGTGTATTTGATAAGGAACACAAGTGAGAAATCACTCATAGGACAAGGTCCACATGCAAAGCTCCCAGATTTTAGTATATGCTTTTCAAACCCTAGAAAATGAAAGAGGTGTGGAATACACAGGTcctaggggaaggggaggggaaaAGTAAAGAGTACAAAGGACATTTTTCTAAAGTTGCACATAGGCAAGGCTGAGGTCACGGGGTAGGCCAGAGAGCTAGACAATTCCTAGAGTTCAGCCCAAGGCCTAGGGACCGAGGACCAAGAGTCCAAAAGCACAACCCTAGGCTGTCCACCAAAGAGCTTCTCCTTGCTTTGGACCGTGTGGCTTCATCTCCTCCTCTTCCTTGCTACCCCTCAAGGATTTGGCTATCCTTCCTCGCTTCTCTATGGTGGTCATCATCATATCTAATCACACACAAGGTTCCACTTTGAGGTGGTAGTCACGTCTCCAAATGTATAAGAGCCTTAAGTAGGAGCGAAGTCACCTCAGTTACATTGACTGGCGCAAGATCTTATCATTGGATCATTTGGCCTTGGCGACGAGTCCATGATGATGTCGATGGAATTGCTCCGCATGTTACATATCTTTAAGCACTAGTGTGTTAATGTTTTTCCTAACACTAGACTAACACAGGTCATGCATGATTATTAGCAAAAAAAAGGAGCTCACTCAACTTCGTTGGCGTCAACAGGTAGGGTACACGCCCAAATAGCATCTTCCTGCCTTTCTTTTAGGAAGGAAACATGtaccatctatatctatacctacaaataaaagaaataggtattcttaaTCCATCATACTATTTTATAAAAAACCCTTTGATGTTTCTTATATTAAACCCGCAGTATATA
The sequence above is drawn from the Triticum aestivum cultivar Chinese Spring chromosome 7A, IWGSC CS RefSeq v2.1, whole genome shotgun sequence genome and encodes:
- the LOC123150088 gene encoding heat shock factor-binding protein; the encoded protein is MASSNSGGIPIKAEQDSDGSAQSTADMTAFVQNLLVQMQTRFQTMSENIITKIDEMGARIDELELSINDLKAEMGSDGMTPTKVKDEESKPADSSS